In Actinomycetota bacterium, a single genomic region encodes these proteins:
- a CDS encoding gamma-glutamyl-gamma-aminobutyrate hydrolase family protein (Members of this family of hydrolases with an active site Cys residue belong to MEROPS family C26.) has translation MLIINNYFNTREINELIDAVRMFSDIKVMPHHQIGAGYELDEDIGAAILSGSGARIVEAEHVAKFNHVTNLIRRIEVPLLGICFGHQLMCLALGADVGALEEPVVDKFESVRIIERNDLFKGFKAGQSIPLAEWHHDYVKKDSLSKANLRLLADSPSCEVEAVKHEVKPLYGIQFHAERFRIRGEEHREGIQVIKQFCSMIR, from the coding sequence GTGCTTATCATCAATAACTACTTTAACACCAGAGAGATCAACGAGCTAATCGATGCAGTTAGAATGTTCAGCGACATCAAGGTTATGCCCCACCATCAGATCGGTGCCGGATATGAACTCGATGAAGATATAGGAGCAGCAATCCTCAGCGGTTCGGGGGCAAGGATTGTTGAAGCTGAGCATGTGGCGAAGTTTAATCATGTGACTAACTTGATAAGGCGCATTGAAGTCCCCCTCTTGGGTATATGCTTCGGTCACCAGCTTATGTGTCTGGCATTGGGAGCCGATGTGGGAGCACTAGAAGAACCGGTTGTGGATAAGTTTGAATCCGTCCGGATCATCGAGAGGAATGATCTCTTTAAGGGATTTAAAGCTGGGCAGAGCATCCCCTTGGCGGAATGGCATCATGATTATGTGAAAAAGGATAGCCTTTCCAAGGCAAACTTAAGATTGCTGGCGGATTCACCATCCTGTGAGGTTGAGGCGGTAAAGCACGAAGTTAAACCACTTTATGGCATTCAATTTCATGCCGAGAGATTCCGCATTCGAGGAGAGGAGCACAGAGAGGGCATCCAGGTCATAAAACAATTCTGCTCGATGATTAGATGA